One Papaver somniferum cultivar HN1 chromosome 10, ASM357369v1, whole genome shotgun sequence genomic window carries:
- the LOC113316806 gene encoding uncharacterized protein LOC113316806: MESSNYSNKYIQQPSIPLFHGENYDFWAIKMKTLFMSQEVWEIVEDGYDEIEDTSNLDQDQKDLLKKSRRKNAKASMYIQQSVGDTILPRVIHFYKAKEAWDLLQQEYGGNKKVRELKLHSYRRDFENLRMNKNECLNEFSYRVVEVVNNMMMCGEKMKERRIGEKILMWFPEKFEPIVAVLEETKDFSTLKSQELWESLKVYEQRLLRHSEKSIESAFQSKFNLDSENSATKKNEYKDESISNFKGKEKWKKGGANSNNYTKSDSFQVPRCNFCKKNGHLEKNCWNKGKPQCRNCKKYGHLKNKPVEPKKKMIKKICFMLVKVPWQLPKVKFGLWIVVIQLICPVKKACL; the protein is encoded by the coding sequence ATGGAAAGTAGTAACTACTCAAATAAATACATTCAACAACCTTCAATACCACTTTTTCATggagaaaattatgatttttgggcaaTTAAAATGAAAACCTTGTTCATGTCTCAAGAAGTGTGGGAGATTGTTGAAGATGGgtatgatgaaattgaagatacaTCAAATTTAGATCAAGACCAAAAGGATTTACTTAAGAAGAGTAGGAGGAAGAATGCAAAAGCATCCATGTACATCCAACAAAGTGTTGGAGACACCATACTACCAAGAGTAATCCATTTTTATAaagctaaagaagcttgggatcttCTACAACAAGAGTATGGAGGCAATAAGAAGGTAAGAGAGTTAAAATTACATTCATATAGAAGAGATTTTGAGAATCTTAGAATGAATAAGAATGAATGTTTAAATGAGTTTTCATATAGAGTAGTTGAAGTTGTTAATAATATGATGATGTGTGGTGAGAAGATGAAGGAAAGAAGAATTGGTGAGAAGATATTGATGTGGTTTCCGGAAAAATTTGAACCCATTGTGGCAGTTTTGGAAGAGACTAAAGATTTTTCTACATTGAAGTCACAAGAACTATGGGAATCTTTGAAGGTGTATGAGCAAAGGTTGTTAAGACACTCCGAAAAATCAATTGAGAGTGCATTTCAATCAAAATTCAACTTGGATTCAGAAAATTCAGCAACAAAGAAAAATGAATACAAGGATGAATCAATATCAAActtcaaaggaaaagaaaaatggaagaaaGGAGGAGCTAATTCCAATAACTATACAAAGAGTGATTCGTTTCAAGTACCAAGATGCAATTTTTGCAAGAAGAATGGTCACTTGGAGAAGAATTGTTGGAACAAAGGAAAACCACAATGTCGCAATTGCAAAAAGTATGGACATTTGAAGAACAAGCCGGTAGAGCCgaagaaaaaaatgataaaaaaaatttgttttatgCTTGTCAAAGTGCCATGGCAACTTCCAAAAGTGAAGTTTGGTTTGTGGATAGTGGTTATACAACTCATATGTCCGGTGAAAAAAGCTTGTTTGTAG